TGGATCGGCTTTTTAATACATGTGCATGTGAAGAAatgtagtctaggaatttttctcctcggtttctttttttttttttgcatacaaaatacggcgaaatcgtatgggatCCCAGGTCTGGAGGTGACAATAGACAGATCTAGATGCACAACTTTTGAGCACATGTACGAGTAATGTAATCACATCTAGtatttacgtcacgcgtttgccaagatctgcagtcttggtgggagcaaaataACGTACGCATTTGGTAcatggagagaaaaacaagtcgcgtaaggcgaaaatacaatatttagtcaagtagctgtggaactcacagaatgaaagtgaacgcaatgtaatttttcagcaagaccgtatactcgtagcatcgtcagtccaccgctcatggcaaaggcagtgaaattgacaagaagagcggggtagtagttgcgctaagaaggatagcacgcttttctgtacctctctttgttttaactttctgagcgtgtttttaatccaaacatatcatatctatatgtttttggaatcaggaaccgacaaggaataagatgaaagtgtttttaaattgatttggacaatttaattttgataataatttttatatatttaattttcagagcttgtttttaatccgaatataacatatttatatgtttttggaatcagcaaatgatggagaataagataaacgtaaatttggatcgttttataaatttttatttttttttacaattttcagatttttaatgaccaaagtcattaattaatttttaagccaccaagctgaaatgcaataccgaaccccgggcttcgtcgaagattactttaccaaaatttcaaccaatttggttgaaaaatgagggcgtgacagtgccgcctcaactttcacgaaaagccggatatgacgtcatcaaagacatttatcaaaaaaatgaaaaaaacgttcggggatttcatacccaggaactctcatgtcaaatttcataaagatcggtccagtagtttagtctgaatcgctctacacacacacacacacacgcacacacgcacacacgcacacacgcacacacgcacatacaccacgaccctcgtttcgattccccctcgatgttaaaatatttagtcaaaacttgactaaatataaaaagtgagtcacggatgacgcaatatctacacgtacgcgtacaggtctttgctacacgttcgatcatctagaacactgtaatacAAACACAGCAGCGTAAAACCCCACCTGTTAACTACGGCCAGCATCTCTCAGGACGTGAGGAGCCCCTGTTCCTTGAGCTTAGTCACCAGGTCCTGCACGTTGTCCAGCTTCTGACCGGCCTCCCGGGTAGGGGGGTCCTCCACGCTCACCACCTTCTGTCGCGGGTCAATGTCCACCCCGTAGTCTACCGGCTTCTTCTTCTCCATCGGCTTCTTCTTGGCTTTCTGGGGACAAAGGGGAATAATTGATAAATGCATCAGGAAGGCGCCGCACGTTAATTTTTTTGTTCACGGACGGCCGGCCATACAGATGGACACATAATATGTTATAACATATTATGAATCCTAAgactcaccaattactcaggtgagtcaaaaatccaAAGACAACAAACGCTGCGGTTGGGTGAGAGATAAATAAGGCCAAATaaggaacaacaaacaaaccatgatGTTCGGCAGGGTGGCATAACGTGGTTCATTCAGACGCAGGTCGGTCGTGACCACCGCAGGAAGTTTGACCTTGACCGTCTCAAGGCCACCGTCCACCTCCTTCACCACCTTAATATCTCCGTTAGTCTTCTCGATCGATGATGCACAGGTCGCCTGAAAGTCAATTAAACAATGAATAATTATTATTCTTGCAGCAAGCAAAGAGGCAAAAGCGAAAAATAATAAACCACTGCTCTTATAAATCCATACCCTTCAAATAAACTTGCACACGTGTTTCAATGTGAATGCTAAAGTAGCAGGAAGAGATTCAACTCAAAAATACTATGTTGTTTGTCGTTAGATGATGAAAAAGGGTTCAGGCTAGGCTGAACATTTTCCAACAGCAGAGCCCCCACTGAAGGACGAAAAACTCAAAAGTACCTAGATCCAGTCACTGAGTCAAGCAACAAGATAAGTGTCAAACAAGCAACTTCCAGAAGTTAGCTTCAGCCAGTCCTTTACTTCACATGATACATTTTATTACTGACTTTTCATGTCTTACAAAAAAAGAGTCATTTTTGCCTCAAATTCTGTGAACATTTTGGACCGTTTCCCACCCCGAAAGCCAGCAAGAGAAGTAACCACGCAGGAGAGTGAAAGATGGCAAGACCTATTAGTAGTACATGTATTGCACAAATGACACTAGTAGTGGtgacaaaaatgtgtttctacTATCTAACTGAGGCTGTCAGGCTGACTTGTCAACAGAGTCCATCAAGTAATAAACAACTAACAAACCAtgatattattattactattattattattattattaagtaaAGTGATGGAAGGCAGAACAGTAACGTAGCAACAACCCCCTCCACCtgactacagtggaactcccttataagacaccccccccccccccccccaattaaagACTCGTTCccttttaaattcttgttttctcagatgtctGTAcgcaacctctgtaaatttacccccattttcaagactccctcccttttaaattcttgttttctcagatgtctGTAcgcaacctctgtaaatttacccccattttcaagactccctcccttttaaattcttgttttctcagatgtctGTAcgcaacctctgtaaatttacccccattttcaagactccctcccttttaaaccCTGATGTTCCAGGGATGAGATTCTTCCGCCAATTGGCGGAATTCCGCCCAAAAATTCGTTTCCAGGACCATTTTTCTGAATCGTCTAAATCCGTTGAGAaaaaataggggggggggggggggtgggtgggtagaGTAGTTGTTGTGGTTCCATTGGATTCGATCTGTAAAGTCCTACCTACAACCCTAAAGTCGATTTTCCAGATCAAATCTCCGATAaaataatgacaacataacCTCCGTATCGAAGGAAGTGGACCTTCGACCCGAATATGAACTTTCCATTTGGGACTAAGTTTCCCTTTCACCGAGTGTCTTCATTCCGAAAATTCATAAACGGGCTGATTCAGCTGTCGGCTTTAGCCTGCTTAACAAAGATGGCGTCGGTGAGAACATTGACGGAAAGCGAACATGTTTTGGCGTCGGAGATCGACCAGGGTGTGAAGAATAAGTGGGTTCCGAAATGGCAGGAAGAAATCGTCACGTCTGAACTACGCGGGAGAAAACTGTCGCTCCGACTTGGAGATTCTATTAAAAAGTTGACTGTTCCGGGAAAGGCTAGATGCACGTGGTGTAATTTTGATCTCAGCTACAAATCCAAAGGGAAGACCACGCTGAAAGGCCATTTGACAACTAAAGATCATCTAACCCATGCTTTTACCAGGTCAACACCTTACGAGCACCATTGGTCATTGTGCAAGTAAATTGTGCCGTTTCTAAAATTTGTGAAAATTCCTGAGCTAAAGTTACTTAAATTTTGCACATATGActgacaaaatgttgtatgcTTCTACTGCTCGGACTCATTTCCAAGTCTTTTTTTATGGTCAAAGTGTCAAAAAATCTTCAGCTTcactgacccccacaaggggcgtTGTCCCTGGACCCCACTaggggcccccagacccccgccaAATAATTTCCTCCCAAAACACTTTTTGGGAATCTCATCTCTgtgttctcagatttgtggaggtcttaagagggggggggggggggatcccaATGTACTGTCTCACCTGGGGCCAGTCCAACAAGGCGGCTGTCATCTGCCCGGTCTGATTGCAGTCACCATCAATTGCCTGCAGTCACAATCATGTACAGTCACAATCATGTTACAGTCACAATCTTGTACACATAAATATCATCAGAACCAAGATGTATGCAACAACACCAATTCCTGACAAGCAACTCTACAGTACACAGTATACAAGAATCATACAACACTTTgtcaagcatacacacacacattcatacaacaCTTTgtcaagcatacacacacacacattcatacagcACTTTGTcaagtatacacacacacattcatacaacaCTTTgtcaagcatacacacacacattcatacaacaCTTTgtcaagcatacacacacacattcatacaacaCTTTgtcaagcatacacacacacattcatacaacaCTTTgtcaagcatacacacacacattcatacaacaCTTTgtcaagcatacacacacacattcatacaacaCTTTgtcaagcatacacacacacattcatacaacaCTTTttcaagcatacacacacacattcatacaacaCTTTgtcaagcatacacacacacattcatacagcACTTGCACTTTGAAACACAAATACACCGACATTCATACACCATTTCCACACAGACTTTCATATGGCACTGTGACAAGTCAAAATTCTCCTCATTGGGCAACTTTCTAGTTTCAAGGTTTAAATAGTCTGTCAGTGCTACCGtagacaccccccgcgggttagggggaagaatttacccgatgctccccagcatgtcgtaagaggcgactaacggattctgtttctctttttacccttgttaagtgtttcttgtatagaatatagtcaatttttgtaaagattttagtcaagcagtatgtaagaaatgttaagtcctttgtactggaaacttgcattctcccagtaaggtaatacattgtactacgttgcaagcccctggagcaaatttttgattagtgcttttgtgaacaagaaacaattgacaagtggctctatcccatctcccccctttccccgtcgcgatataaccttcgtggttgaaaacgacgttaaacaccaaataaagaaaaagaaagctacCGTAGACACAAAAATTCAAACCATAACACAATGTTAATGTACCTGTTTGCCCAGCAAAATGAGGTCCACTTTGTTGTCCTGGGCAATCTTGGACAGAAGCTTGGCCACATGCAGAGGCGACATCTTTTCGTACGTGGCTAGGTCAATCTCCACGTGGATCGATTTATCTGCTCCCATCGCCATGGCGGTACGTAGGGTTTCCTGGAACAGTCAATTCTTGTCATTTAAACTTTAACTTAGCCTTTCTGCTAAGCTGAGCGGTACAGAGGAACAGTCAATTCTTGTCATTTAAACTTTAACTTAGCCTTTCTGCTAAGCTGAGCGGTACAGAGGAACAGTCAATTCTTGTCATTTAAACTTAAACTTAGCCTTTCTGCTAAGCTGAGCGGTACAGAGGAACAGTCAATTCTTGTCATTTAAACTTTAATTTAGCCTTTCTGCTAAGCTGAGCGGTACAGAGGAACAGTCAATTCTTGTCATTTAAACTTTAATTTAGCCTTTCTGCTAAGCTGAGCGGTACAGAGGAACAGTCAATTCTTGTCATTTAAACTTTAACTTAGCCTTTCTGCTAAGCTGAGCGGTACAGAGGAACAGTCAATTCTTGTCATTTAAACTTTAACTTAGCCTTTCTGCTAAGCTGAGCGGTACAGAGGAACAGTCAATTCTTGTCATTTAAACTTAAACTTAGCCTTTCTGCTAAGCTGAGCGGTACAGAGGAACAGTCAATTCTTGTCATTTAAACTTTAATTTAGCCTTTCTGCTAAGCTGAGCGGTACAGAGGAACAGTCAATTCTTGTCATTTAAACTTTAACTTAGCCTTTCTGCTAAGCTGAGCGGTACAGAGGAACAGTCAATTCTTGTCATTTAAACTTTAACTTAGCCTTTCTGCTAAGCTGAGCGGTACAGAGGAACAGTCAATTCTTGTCATTTAAACTTAAACTTAGCCTTTCTGCTAAGCTGAGCGGTACAGAGGAACAGTCAATTCTTGTCATTTAAACTTTAATTTAGCCTTTCTGCTAAGCTGAGCGGTACAGAGGAACAGTCAATTCTTGTCATTTAAACTTTAATTTAGCCTTTCTGCTAAGCTGAGCGGTACAGAGGAACAGTCAATTCTTGTCATTTAAACTTTAATTTAGCCTTTCTGCTAAGCTGAGCGGTACAGAGGAACAGTCAATTCTTGTCATTTAAACTTTAACTTAGCCTTTCTGCTAAGCTGAGCGGTACAGAGGAACAGTCAATTCTTGTCATTTAAACTTTAACTTAGCCTTTCTGCTAAGCTGAGCGGTACAGAGGAACAGTCAATTCTTGTCATTTAAACTTTAATTTAGCCTTTCTGCTAAGCTGAGCGGTACAGAGGAACAGTCAATTCTTGTCATTTAAACTTTAATTTAGCCTTTCTGCTAAGCTGAGCGGTACAGAGGAACAGTCAATTCTTGTCATTTAAACTTTAATTTAGCCTTTCTGCTAAGCTGAGCGGTACAGAGGAACAGTCAATTCTTGTCATTTAAACTTTAATTTAGCCTTTCTGCTAAGCTGAGCGGTACAGAGGAACAGTCAATTCTTGTCATTTAAACTTTAACTTAGCCTTTCTGCTAAGCTGAGCGGTACACTGGAACCACCTTTTCAGACCTCCACATTTCTGAGAAAACAAGATCTTAAAGAGGAAGGAGTCTTAGAAGGGGTA
This region of Littorina saxatilis isolate snail1 linkage group LG8, US_GU_Lsax_2.0, whole genome shotgun sequence genomic DNA includes:
- the LOC138974026 gene encoding electron transfer flavoprotein subunit beta-like, whose protein sequence is MSGLRVLVGCKRVIDYAVKIRVRPDKMGVVTDGVKHSMNPFDEIAIEEAVRLKEKKLASEVIAVSCGPPQCQETLRTAMAMGADKSIHVEIDLATYEKMSPLHVAKLLSKIAQDNKVDLILLGKQAIDGDCNQTGQMTAALLDWPQATCASSIEKTNGDIKVVKEVDGGLETVKVKLPAVVTTDLRLNEPRYATLPNIMKAKKKPMEKKKPVDYGVDIDPRQKVVSVEDPPTREAGQKLDNVQDLVTKLKEQGLLTS